In one window of Primulina tabacum isolate GXHZ01 chromosome 8, ASM2559414v2, whole genome shotgun sequence DNA:
- the LOC142553317 gene encoding UDP-glycosyltransferase 87A1-like has translation MDSAVDEPQAAAAVLHVVAVPYPGHGHINPMLNLCKAVAEKSSDGIHITFVVTEEWLDLIGSMTKPQNISFAAIPNVVPSERVRGRDVFGFAMAVLTNMGDPFDQLLELLRLRPALIIADAFLPWAADVAGRRNIPVAYLWTMSASVYTLFHHFDLLVQNGHFPLHLSSVNGPSGMVDYIPGLAPSRVEDLPSIIRDQEMASVFLEVWPQESKVKHLIFTSIYHLESQAFDAFKHKVAFSIYNIGPATSFFKAKAATTINSATDPTSDTDACYLKWLDLQSPDSVLYVSLGSYLSVSAVQMDEIIAGLNKSGVRFMLVTRNGLQESCVGNGLVVKWCDQVSVLSHPCVGGFWSHCGWNSTKEAVLTGVPVLAFPIVMDQLLNAKMIVEDWRIGWRVKREEFGNVDCLAKRDDIADLVRRFMDMESPERKELSRNARELRKASEREFADGGLFLSNVEEFTKSILQDR, from the exons ATGGATTCGGCAGTTGATGAGCCGCAAGCCGCGGCGGCGGTTCTCCATGTGGTGGCGGTACCTTATCCCGGGCATGGACACATCAACCCAATGCTCAACCTTTGCAAAGCGGTGGCGGAGAAGAGCTCCGACGGCATCCATATAACCTTCGTCGTGACGGAGGAATGGCTGGACTTGATCGGCTCCATGACCAAGCCGCAGAACATCAGCTTTGCCGCCATCCCGAACGTCGTGCCGTCGGAGCGTGTTCGCGGCCGTGATGTATTTGGATTCGCGATGGCCGTTTTGACCAATATGGGAGATCCGTTCGATCAGCTCCTGGAGCTGCTCCGGCTCCGGCCGGCTCTCATTATAGCCGACGCGTTCTTGCCTTGGGCGGCGGACGTTGCCGGTCGGAGGAATATCCCGGTAGCTTACTTGTGGACTATGTCGGCTTCGGTATATACTTTGTTTCACCATTTTGACCTTCTAGTTCAAAATGGCCATTTCCCCCTGCACTTATCTTCAG TGAATGGACCAAGTGGTATGGTGGATTATATTCCGGGGCTTGCTCCATCTCGTGTTGAAGATCTTCCAAGCATAATAAGGGATCAAGAAATGGCCTCGGTTTTCCTAGAAGTATGGCCCCAAGAGTCCAAAGTAAAGCATCTCATCTTCACTTCTATTTACCATCTGGAATCCCAAGCATTTGATGCTTTCAAGCACAAGGTTGCATTCTCAATCTACAATATCGGGCCAGCCACCTCTTTTTTCAAAGCCAAAGCGGCCACGACGATCAACTCTGCTACTGATCCTACAAGTGACACCGATGCCTGCTACTTGAAATGGTTGGACCTCCAGTCTCCTGACTCAGTCTTGTACGTTTCATTAGGCAGTTACTTGTCTGTTTCGGCAGTCCAAATGGACGAAATCATTGCCGGGTTGAATAAAAGTGGCGTACGTTTCATGTTGGTGACGCGGAATGGGTTGCAAGAAAGTTGTGTAGGTAATGGATTGGTTGTGAAGTGGTGTGATCAAGTGAGTGTACTCTCCCATCCTTGTGTTGGAGGGTTCTGGTCGCATTGTGGGTGGAATTCGACGAAAGAGGCTGTGTTAACAGGCGTGCCCGTGCTTGCTTTCCCTATAGTGATGGATCAATTGCTTAATGCAAAGATGATTGTCGAGGACTGGAGAATCGGATGGAGGGTGAAGAGGGAGGAGTTTGGCAATGTGGATTGTTTGGCGAAACGCGACGATATTGCGGATCTTGTGCGGAGGTTCATGGACATGGAGAGTCCAGAGAGGAAGGAGCTAAGTAGAAATGCAAGGGAACTACGGAAGGCTAGTGAAAGAGAATTTGCGGATGGGGGGTTGTTTCTGTCCAATGTTGAGGAGTTCACTAAATCAATCCTACAGGACAGATGA
- the LOC142553318 gene encoding E3 ubiquitin-protein ligase SINAT2-like, with the protein MTPGGGTYEGIIESLSGNYDIVSESVELRASPRRKVSTLTSANRGVASNTSVHELLECPICMGVMYPPIHQCPNGHTLCSKCQSKVRCCPICRHELGNIRCLALEKVAESLELPCRYQILGCQDILPYHSRLRHEQNCRFRPYNCPYAGAECPVTGDIPFLVAHLKSDHKVDMHDGSTFNHRYVKSNAQDVENATWMLTVFNCYGHQFCLHFEAFSIGMAPVYMAFIRFMGDDHDVKKFSYSLEVGGNGRKMTWQGVPRSIRDSHSKVRDSMDGLIIQRNMALFFSGGNKQELKLKVAGRIWKEQS; encoded by the exons ATGACCCCTggaggtggcacctatgaaggaaTAATCGAATCTCTCAGTGGCAATTACGATATTGTATCTGAAAGTGTTGAACTCAGGGCGTCTCCTCGTAGAAAAGTTTCGACTCTTACCAGTGCAAACCGTGGCGTAGCATCAAATACCTCAGTTCATGAACTTCTTGAGTGCCCTATCTGTATGGGAGTTATGTACCCTCCGATTCATCAG TGTCCAAATGGCCATACTTTATGCTCTAAGTGTCAGTCGAAGGTGCGTTGTTGTCCAATATGTCGGCACGAGCTAGGGAACATAAGGTGCTTGGCATTGGAAAAAGTTGCGGAATCACTGGAACTGCCGTGCAGATACCAAATCCTAGGCTGTCAAGATATACTTCCCTATCATAGCAGGCTGAGACATGAACAGAATTGCAGGTTTCGTCCCTACAACTGCCCATACGCTGGAGCTGAATGTCCCGTTACTGGTGATATTCCGTTCCTCGTGGCGCATCTCAAGAGTGATCACAAGGTTGATATGCACGATGGGTCGACTTTTAACCACAGATACGTCAAGTCCAATGCCCAAGATGTTGAAAATGCCACATGGATGCTCACA GTTTTCAACTGTTATGGGCATCAATTCTGCTTGCACTTTGAGGCTTTCAGCATAGGCATGGCCCCAGTTTACATGGCATTCATTCGTTTCATGGGGGATGATCATGACGTTAAAAAGTTCAGCTACAGCTTGGAAGTTGGCGGAAATGGCCGAAAGATGACATGGCAAGGAGTTCCGAGGAGCATTCGCGATAGCCATTCAAAAGTTAGAGACAGTATGGACGGGCTAATAATTCAGAGAAACATGGCCCTTTTTTTCTCCGGAGGTAACAAACAGGAGCTTAAGCTGAAAGTGGCCGGACGTATATGGAAAGAGCAATCATAG